The following coding sequences are from one Streptomyces venezuelae window:
- a CDS encoding DUF6221 family protein → MDDLVLWLGEQLDEDEADARAAATRSPEWRLARPLDDEELGDAGLLRPAELKHAERHDPARVLREIDAKRRIIEQCAYWNERAAREAADPPKYPQPGLDLGLLLDAMNPILRALALPYADRPGYREDWRP, encoded by the coding sequence GTGGACGACCTGGTGTTGTGGCTCGGCGAGCAGCTCGACGAGGACGAAGCCGACGCGCGGGCGGCAGCGACGCGGAGCCCTGAGTGGAGGCTTGCGCGCCCGCTCGACGACGAGGAGCTAGGGGATGCGGGCCTGCTGCGCCCCGCCGAGCTGAAGCACGCCGAGCGCCACGATCCGGCGCGGGTGCTGCGCGAGATCGACGCCAAGCGGCGCATCATCGAGCAGTGTGCCTACTGGAATGAGAGGGCGGCGCGGGAGGCGGCCGATCCGCCGAAGTACCCTCAGCCCGGCCTGGATCTCGGCCTGCTCCTGGACGCGATGAACCCAATCCTTCGAGCGCTCGCCCTGCCCTACGCAGACCGGCCCGGATACCGCGAGGATTGGCGGCCGTAG